Proteins co-encoded in one Mercenaria mercenaria strain notata unplaced genomic scaffold, MADL_Memer_1 contig_839, whole genome shotgun sequence genomic window:
- the LOC123551724 gene encoding uncharacterized protein LOC123551724 → MIMVDFSVFQLMRMHIGSANRALFIILHLLKLQANTAYGPDGYIGCFKDSRNRVLNEKKTDFDPNSGKRCKQFCREHGYRYAGTESEEQCFCGNKIRYKRPAYNCDYECEGNPSELCGGAWRISIYDTWHCATKPCQNGATCRDKDVDHYSCICTENWTGIHCDKPQTTVQSTSTTTETTTQTTTTKTTTITAVNTKTSTASGKSTEGTSRESMTNVTDIPHIKPTDDHSDSMIAMYVLLPLGVIVIMIIAAFVLKRRRQRKKETVSEIICHGPGSTPNIYANVINAPQRNQFEQEGQSHNQSREESARLGKEFNVIDEDRRGTVEQEMEEYNTLTLPSNNRTVLDYSYDHVVKPASYVEKTYSILSAVQLNREHMSVDNTYSHIENASGQDHVSGIAEKDDNTYNTLELRANRKAEGTGGRIEDCSFYDHTNTRQTDERVEDCYSHMNTTIAHPNDDDKNRNIGIENIYYNEDEYATVEKVSKN, encoded by the exons ATGATTATGGtggatttttctgtttttcaattaATGAGAATGCATATTGGATCGGCTAACCGTGCTCTCTTTATTATTCTTCATTTACTTAAATTACAAG CTAACACAGCATACGGGCCAGATGGTTACATCGGATGCTTTAAAGATTCCAGAAATAGAGttctaaatgaaaagaaaacagacTTCGACCCAAACAGTGGAAAGAGATGTAAACAATTTTGTAGAGAACATGGATATAGATATGCTGGAACTGAG AGCGAAGAACAATGTTTTTGTGGCAATAAGATTAGGTATAAGAGGCCAGCTTATAACTGTGATTACGAATGTGAAGGTAATCCCTCGGAATTATGTGGTGGCGCCTGGCGGATTTCTATATATGACACTTGGC ATTGTGCTACCAAACCATGTCAAAACGGCGCCACATGCAGGGACAAAGATGTAGACCACTACAGTTGTATCTGCACTGAAAACTGGACAGGAATACATTGTG ATAAACCACAAACAACAGTGCAatcaacatcaacaacaacagaaacaacaactcaaacaacaacaactaaaacAACAACTATTACCGCTGTTAATACGAAAACCAGTACCGCCTCCGGAAAGTCGACTGAAGGTACAAGCAGAGAATCAATGACAAATGTGACAGATATTCCACATATAAAACCCACAG ATGATCACAGTGATTCAATGATTGCTATGTATGTTTTACTGCCTCTGGGTGTTATTGTAATAATGATTATAGCTGCTTTCGTCTTGAAACGAAG GCGCCAACGCAAGAAAGAAACCGTTTCGGAAATAATCTGTCACGGACCTGGTTCGACGCCAAACATATATGCAAATGTAATAAATGCTCCACAACGTAACCAGTTTGAACAAGAGGGTCAATCTCATAATCAATCTAGAGAAGAGTCAGCACGTTTGGGAAAGGAATTTAATGTTATCGATGAAGACAGGAGAGGAACAGTAGAACAAGAAATGGAGGAGTATAATACTTTAACTTTACCATCAAACAATAGGACTGTACTTGATTATTCCTATGATCATGTAGTCAAGCCAGCTAGTTATGTTGAAAAAACGTACTCTATATTGTCTGCCGTTCAGTTAAATAGGGAACATATGTCAGTGGATAACACGTACTCACATATTGAAAACGCTTCAGGACAAGACCATGTCAGTGGAATTGCAGAGAAAGATGATAACACATACAACACACTGGAGTTAAGGGCCAATCGAAAAGCAGAAGGAACTGGTGGCAGAATTGAAGACTGTTCTTTTTATGACCATACCAATACACGGCAGACAGACGAAAGAGTAGAAGATTGCTATTCGCATATGAACACCACTATAGCACATCCAAATGATGacgataaaaatagaaatattggaaTTGAAAACATATATTACAATGAAGATGAATACGCTACGGTTGAAAAGGTTTCGAAGAATTAA